The following coding sequences lie in one Mycobacterium gordonae genomic window:
- a CDS encoding nitroreductase family deazaflavin-dependent oxidoreductase — protein MSRIGSQLGMHLAPRIDKVLIPRTNGRLSVAGVNRTGLVTTTGAKSSRPRTNPLTLIEDSDGLLAIGSNYGRPAHPGWSANLLAHPECTIEYKGPPRQYRAELLSGEARADAWARAIDFFVGYENYRARCAPREIRVFRLRPVEG, from the coding sequence ATGAGCCGCATCGGCTCTCAGCTCGGCATGCACCTGGCTCCCAGGATCGACAAGGTCCTCATTCCCCGGACCAACGGGCGGCTGAGCGTCGCGGGCGTGAACCGCACCGGTCTGGTGACGACGACCGGTGCCAAATCCAGCAGGCCGCGCACGAATCCGCTGACGCTGATTGAAGACTCGGACGGGTTGCTGGCGATCGGCTCCAACTACGGACGCCCTGCGCACCCGGGCTGGAGTGCGAACCTGTTGGCCCACCCGGAATGCACGATCGAGTACAAAGGTCCGCCGCGGCAATATCGCGCCGAGTTGCTCAGTGGTGAGGCTCGCGCTGATGCGTGGGCAAGAGCGATCGATTTCTTCGTCGGGTACGAGAACTATCGCGCCCGGTGCGCGCCGCGGGAGATCAGGGTGTTCCGATTGCGGCCGGTCGAGGGCTGA
- a CDS encoding cation-translocating P-type ATPase — protein sequence MTGVTAPGLSTPEAAERRARDGANTLPAAKRPSVLRRMLGELTHFFALLLWAAAALAFFAKLPQLSIAIVAVIVLNGVFALIQQARADRAADRLQEMLPTRVTVFRDGRRRLIEAQDVVVDDVLLLESGDRVPADATVLAENRLLVDSSMLTGESQANSVAEGEALFAGTFVVEGDSRARVTAIGQHTRLAGIARLSTSTTKPDTPLTRGLNGVVRLTAAISVSVGVLFLLISLLIGNPVQQAFVFAIGVTVALVPEALLPTVTLSLAWGSEQMAKRQILVRNLEAVETLGSTTFICTDKTGTLTRNQMTVVEAWTPFGTVSVDGAGYAPTATLTPSSPTAQEAVRELALAAERCSTGYAEEVAGQWRAHGDPMEAALDTLARRLGVDTAADRRTGPVQLRFPFDPRLRRMAVVLADEIVVKGAPDAVLPLCGDDPAPHHAMEDLTARGLRVLAIAAGPRTPTAPRNQTDCEQDLRLLGLVALQDPPRDDVSESLRACRTAGVKVAMVTGDHPATATAIADEVGLRFPDSPVLSGSDLPEDEPALAALLDHDGVVIARVSPEDKLRIARALRSRGHVVAMTGDGVNDAPALHESDIGVAMGLSGTDVAREAADLVLLDDSFAGIVAGIEQGRATFVNIRRFLTYHLTDNVAELAPFLVWALSGGFFPLALGVLQIIALDLGTDTLSAVALGAEPPAKHLLEGPPVHGRLMNRTVLRRAFGVLGPLEAVLSLTAFIVCLMALGWRPGNSFPTGHALAAASGAAFITVVLAQTANVFACRSSSRWPGSLGWFTNRLLVPAALTGLAISLLELWVPPVARLLGQWNPPLWGWAVALASMPVLLAVDALDKRLRARRFS from the coding sequence ATGACCGGTGTCACGGCACCAGGGCTGAGCACGCCGGAGGCTGCTGAACGGCGGGCGCGGGACGGGGCCAACACGCTGCCCGCGGCAAAGCGGCCGTCCGTCCTGCGCCGCATGCTCGGCGAGCTGACGCACTTCTTCGCCCTACTGCTGTGGGCCGCGGCGGCACTGGCCTTTTTCGCGAAGCTCCCCCAACTGAGCATCGCGATCGTCGCGGTGATCGTGCTCAACGGCGTATTCGCCCTGATCCAACAGGCTCGAGCGGATCGCGCGGCAGACCGGCTGCAGGAGATGCTGCCCACCCGCGTGACAGTCTTCCGCGACGGCCGGCGGCGGCTGATCGAGGCCCAGGACGTGGTGGTCGATGACGTGCTGTTGCTGGAAAGCGGCGACCGGGTGCCCGCGGATGCGACCGTGCTGGCCGAGAATCGCCTGCTGGTCGACTCCTCGATGCTCACCGGCGAGAGCCAGGCGAACTCGGTGGCTGAGGGTGAAGCCCTCTTTGCGGGCACCTTCGTCGTCGAGGGAGATTCCCGCGCCCGAGTCACCGCGATCGGCCAACACACGCGGCTGGCCGGGATCGCCCGACTGTCGACGTCGACCACGAAGCCCGACACGCCCCTGACGCGTGGGCTCAACGGCGTCGTGCGCCTGACTGCCGCCATCTCGGTCAGCGTCGGCGTGCTGTTCCTGCTGATCTCGCTGCTCATCGGCAACCCGGTCCAGCAGGCCTTCGTCTTCGCGATCGGTGTCACGGTCGCGCTGGTGCCCGAGGCACTGCTGCCGACGGTGACGCTGTCGTTGGCCTGGGGGTCGGAGCAGATGGCCAAGCGGCAGATCCTGGTTCGCAACCTCGAGGCGGTCGAAACACTCGGCTCGACGACGTTCATCTGCACCGACAAGACCGGCACGCTGACCCGCAACCAGATGACCGTCGTCGAAGCCTGGACACCCTTCGGCACAGTCAGCGTCGACGGCGCCGGCTACGCACCGACTGCCACCCTCACGCCGTCCTCCCCCACCGCCCAAGAGGCCGTCCGCGAGCTCGCGCTGGCCGCCGAACGCTGCTCGACCGGCTACGCCGAAGAAGTGGCCGGGCAATGGCGGGCCCATGGCGATCCCATGGAGGCTGCGCTGGACACACTGGCCCGGCGACTCGGTGTCGACACCGCCGCGGACCGTCGCACCGGACCGGTTCAGCTGCGGTTCCCTTTCGACCCCCGGCTGCGCCGTATGGCTGTGGTGCTGGCCGACGAGATCGTGGTCAAGGGTGCACCGGACGCAGTCCTTCCGCTGTGCGGCGACGACCCGGCGCCCCACCACGCGATGGAAGACCTGACCGCCCGCGGGCTGCGGGTGCTCGCGATCGCCGCCGGTCCGAGGACTCCAACCGCCCCCCGGAATCAGACGGACTGCGAGCAGGACTTGCGCCTGCTCGGCCTGGTCGCGCTTCAGGATCCGCCGCGTGACGACGTCTCCGAGTCACTCCGGGCCTGCCGCACGGCAGGCGTGAAGGTGGCGATGGTGACCGGAGACCATCCGGCCACGGCGACCGCGATCGCCGACGAGGTGGGGCTGCGGTTCCCCGACTCGCCGGTGCTGTCGGGGTCGGACCTACCCGAGGACGAGCCGGCGCTGGCGGCTCTGCTGGACCACGACGGTGTGGTGATAGCCCGGGTGTCGCCGGAGGACAAACTGCGCATCGCCCGCGCGCTGCGCTCCCGGGGCCACGTGGTCGCGATGACGGGCGACGGGGTCAACGATGCCCCGGCACTGCACGAATCCGATATCGGCGTGGCAATGGGCCTTTCCGGCACCGACGTGGCCCGCGAGGCAGCCGACCTGGTACTGCTCGACGACTCCTTCGCCGGCATCGTGGCAGGCATCGAGCAGGGGCGCGCGACCTTCGTCAACATCCGCCGGTTCTTGACCTACCACCTCACCGACAACGTCGCCGAGTTGGCGCCGTTTCTCGTCTGGGCACTCTCGGGCGGCTTTTTCCCGCTCGCGCTGGGCGTCCTGCAGATCATCGCGCTCGACCTCGGCACTGACACCTTGTCCGCGGTCGCACTCGGCGCCGAGCCGCCCGCCAAGCACCTGCTCGAGGGTCCCCCGGTGCACGGCCGGCTGATGAACCGTACGGTGCTGCGGCGAGCCTTCGGCGTGCTGGGTCCGCTGGAAGCGGTTCTCTCCCTGACCGCCTTCATCGTGTGTTTGATGGCGCTGGGCTGGCGTCCGGGCAATTCGTTCCCCACCGGGCATGCGCTGGCCGCTGCGTCCGGTGCGGCCTTCATCACCGTCGTCCTGGCCCAGACCGCCAACGTCTTTGCTTGCCGGTCATCCTCCCGTTGGCCGGGGTCACTGGGCTGGTTCACCAACCGGCTGCTGGTACCCGCGGCACTGACCGGACTGGCGATCTCACTGCTCGAACTGTGGGTACCACCGGTCGCGCGGTTGCTGGGTCAGTGGAATCCGCCGTTATGGGGGTGGGCTGTGGCCCTGGCCTCGATGCCGGTCCTGCTCGCCGTCGACGCGCTGGACAAGCGACTGCGGGCACGTCGGTTCAGCTGA
- a CDS encoding carboxymuconolactone decarboxylase family protein encodes MPLPADQLTRLVAFSDGRLSGLVRRVCAQTMSLPPLPNPVVVGEPESEAEAVVAEFAEQFSADVSAITVEQRSRIFKYLGNSTFRVVVAMFIADFVPRVRAGFEALGVGSEYLGWLDGSLTWDDARDPSDELFSRFLPRVGRERAVDPVTSELVRLRGATAHNCRLCRSLREGNALDAGGSESLYDEIAQFENSVVLDDRAKAALRYADALIWTPAHLAVDDAAEVRSRFSPDEAVELTFDIMRNASNKIAVSLGADAPRVESGTERYLIDVDGQTVFS; translated from the coding sequence ATGCCGCTTCCAGCTGACCAGCTGACCAGGTTGGTGGCGTTCTCCGATGGGCGCCTGTCGGGGCTGGTGCGCCGGGTGTGCGCTCAGACCATGTCGCTGCCGCCGTTGCCCAATCCTGTTGTGGTTGGTGAGCCCGAGTCCGAGGCGGAAGCCGTCGTCGCTGAGTTCGCCGAGCAGTTCAGCGCCGACGTCTCGGCGATCACCGTCGAACAGCGGTCCCGAATATTCAAGTATCTGGGCAACAGCACCTTTCGTGTCGTCGTCGCGATGTTCATCGCTGATTTCGTGCCGCGGGTGCGGGCCGGGTTCGAAGCCCTGGGTGTCGGCTCGGAGTATCTCGGCTGGCTGGACGGGTCTCTCACCTGGGACGACGCGCGCGATCCGTCGGATGAGTTGTTCAGCCGATTCCTGCCGCGGGTGGGCCGGGAGCGTGCCGTGGACCCGGTGACCTCGGAGCTGGTGCGGCTGCGCGGCGCGACCGCGCACAACTGCCGGCTGTGCAGGTCGCTGCGGGAAGGAAACGCCCTGGACGCGGGCGGGTCGGAGTCGCTGTACGACGAGATTGCGCAGTTCGAGAACTCCGTTGTGCTCGATGATCGCGCAAAGGCAGCGCTGCGGTATGCGGATGCGTTAATTTGGACGCCTGCGCACCTCGCCGTCGACGATGCCGCCGAGGTGCGCTCCCGGTTCTCGCCGGACGAGGCCGTCGAATTGACCTTCGACATCATGCGGAATGCCAGTAACAAGATCGCCGTGTCGCTGGGAGCCGACGCCCCGCGTGTCGAGTCCGGCACCGAGAGGTATCTGATTGATGTCGATGGTCAAACCGTTTTCAGCTGA